In Capricornis sumatraensis isolate serow.1 chromosome 2, serow.2, whole genome shotgun sequence, the DNA window gtaggTCTCATCTAATTCTCTACCTTCTATTATCCTTATTTATCTTCTAAGGACTTCCCCCAGGTAGCTCcagctgagcccctttgctgacTAAATTAATATTCCTAACTCCTGGTGAATGTATTATAGGTGGATAACCGGAATCTCAGCTATAATTTTGCAAAGGACTTATTGCAGCTTTATGGTTCCAAAAGCAATTTCTTCTCCCTAAATTCTCCACCTTAGTGAAATCTACCATTATCTCCTGGCTTCTCAAGCCAAGGAGAGGCTCCTTCCTCTCTTGTATTCTCCAAATACCTATATCACCAAATATTATCAAATTTACTTTCTATAATTCTCTCAAGTCCATCATTTTATCTCTGTCCACTCTTAGCCACTACCTCAGCTGAGGCCATCATCAGCTCTGATTAAAGGACCCAAAGTCCAACAAACAAGCCAATTCCATAGCCAACTTTTTCTGGAAACAGGCTGGACatgatgaaacttttaaaaagaatgtgaatTGATTTTTGCTTGAGTTTCTTTTTTGTCATCTGAAACTGGGAAATTATTTAAGTacctaaaataatcattttttgaTATTGCCATTAAAAATACTGGGTACTACTTCACCCTAGTTTTGCAAACAATGAAGACATTCCAAAAGTTTTCTATTAGGCTTAGGAAGTTTGACCTTCACAGAATAGTGGTAGGAATGTCAACTTTGTCCTGTTGGCCAAAAGGTATCAATGTTTGctgagtggctcagttgtgtcctgcaacccccaagctcccctgtccatgcaactttccaggaaagaatactagagcaggttgccatttcctactccagaggatcttcctcacccagggatggaacctgtgtcccttgcatctcctgcatgataaatggattctttactactgagccaaaGCTGTCATTAAAATGTCTGTGGCAGTTTTGGAAGCCCTGAAGGCACTGGAGAATTCCTCAGTCCTTCTAGAACATGCTCACAGTGAGAACCAGATTCTGTTGTCATAAGCTTGTGGAGCAAATCCCCAAGATGACTGGTGATTGGTGAGGCCATAGTGTCTTGCAGAGGCCTGACCCTCCACTGGCCGAGAAGGATTGGGTCACACAGGTCCCACTTTCTCAGAAAGTGAGTGTGCAGACACCAGTTTGCACTGCCTGTTGTTTCTCGGCCTTATGTGAGGACGGGGGGCTTAAAGAGCTGAACAGAGTACACTTCCACAGTTGAGGCCCAGAGCCCTGTTATGTGGTGGCCCTGGAAGAGAGATCAATTACACAGCCAAGGCCCTGCCCTTAAGGAGTTCACGTTTGACAAGAAACCAGGAAAGACCAACCAGGGAGGGCCTCCTCTTTTCCACCAGCAAGAGCCCAGtgctcctccctctcttcctttcaccaTTCTCTTTTCACACCCTGTAAGTGTTGAGTTTGGTGAATGAGCACTCCACTGTTGTGGCAGAAGTAACAGAGGTTGTTAGAAAAGTGAGGAAGGCAGGACAGACATTTCTGAGAAGCTAGGAACCCCTGCCTTAGCCATGAGAGATGCCCCCAGGCTGACCCCAAATTTCAGGACCATGGGGAGATCTTAGATACCTGCTTTTAAATCTGATATATTAATAGTATTACTTCAGGAAATATGATCCTTGGGAGGAAAAGCCGTGATGTGGACATCTATACACTCAGGGGTCTGCTCATCCACTAATGGCTCAGACATGCTGGAAAGTCACTCACTGAGAAATTCAGGCTGCAGCTTTGCAAACAAATGTCAGTGGATGAGATGCTGGGTGCACACGGGCCACCCCTGCACAGCCCTGAGTCACTGCTGCTTCTGTTTATATCTCATAGAACACAGATCCTGTGGAACCCATCTTGCAGCATTGGTCTGAGCAGGGAATGAGACCCTGTGtctgtattcatttcctagggcagccataacaaaatatcacagcctgggtggcttaaacatcttaactttattttctcacagttcaagaggttagaagtccaagatcaaaatgtcaacagggggacttccctggtgatccagtggttaagaatccaccttgctaTGCAGGGgatataggttcgatccctgtttggggaactaagatctcacatgctttgccacaactaagacccaatgtagccaagaaaataaaataaatgaacaaattaaaaaaaaagatatcagttGGCTTGATTTCTTCTGAGACCTGTCTCTTTGGCTTGCAGATGACTGccttctcattgtgtcctcacaAGACTGTCCCTCTGCTGTCTGTGTCCTGATCCCCTTCTCTCATAAAGATACcaatcatattggattaggacctATCTTAATGACACCATTTTAATCTTAATTGCCACGTTAGAGGTCCTGTCCCCAAGTAGAGTCACATCTGAGGTACTAGGAAAGGGCCTCGACATAtgaatgggtgggtggggggacacaattcagcccataacagggCCTTTACTGAAAATCTTTGTGAGCCTGGGGCAAAAAACTGGGTACCTACTGTCAGAAGCTACAGTCCACACAGCTCTTCTTTGCCCTCCCCCACCAACTCCTTGCAAGGGGCAAAAGTTTTCAACAGTGTGTCTACTTCAATTTCTATTCCCCTCAGtgcattttcattcatctctggTAATGCTTTTTACCAACTGTACTAAGACACAAAACCCCGGAACTCTGACCTCTTCAGGTGCAACAGGCCGTACTCAAGGGTAGAAATAGGTGGCTTCTGAGTCTCGTGTCACATGGACTCTGCTCTCCACCCCCCGAGGTGAACAGCTTTGTtcctaaaaaacagaaagagaccttAGACTGCCACTGTCATGTGGTGCAGGAATCCActcctctgctgcttctgctaagtcacttcagtcgtgtccgactctgcaaccccacagacggcagccccaccaggctccccccgtccctgggattctccaggcagcgtCAAATCTCTGCTCTCAAATCCTGAGGCTGGGGGATGTGTGCAAGGGAGAGGCTCTGTTGCAGGCTCTGTTCTGCCTTCCATTGGTTCAGTGCCGCCCTCAGCTTCAATTCCGAGAGCCTTGAGCTGAATAACTTCTCAAATCACTAAACAGAGCTCAGGCCTGTGCACCTCAGGATGTCTCCTCCAGGAAGAATCCGTCTCCTGCTGTGGAGCGGAGAAAATACCGACAAGACCGAGTTGTCAGGTAGTGACCTAGATTATCGTGGCCCACGAACCCCGGTCCATTCATCCTCTTCCCCTTGCTGTTCCTTCGGGCAGGTCAAACCCACTCGACTGTCCGAACTGAATGCCCGGCCGGAGACACAAGATCCTTCTCCATCCTTTGGTCTATTCCAGCACAGAGCTAGTGGTACTTGTCTGAGTTGTGTTGGTATTTGAAAAGAGGAAGGTTGAGGATAGTGAGAATGTCAAGGGCTTAAAATACCAGGCAAAATCGTTCAGGCTTGCGAGGGAATCTTGACAGAAAATAGGGTAAGGGGATGAATAACATCCGCTAAAGTTTTCCCTGAGGGAAGTCCTAGCATTACCGTCTTTCAACGTGCAGCCAGGGTCAGGAATGCCGCACTTTACCCGGCAGAAATGGGTCTGGACCGAGGAGGCGATTTCTCTCCCTCAAGCGGCAGATCCACGCCAGCGGGAGGGGCCCTTTCCGGCGCGGGTGAGGAAATCAGATCTGGGCCCGGCTCTCAGCCGCCAAAAAGCCAGCCCCGCCTGCTCTAGCCCGCGAATCCTGAGTCCCCTAATCGCTCCGCCTCCCCTGCCACCACCCACGCTCCCGGGACAAATTACAGCTCTGGGCTACAACCCAGCTCCAAGACTCCCCGGAAGAGCATGACGAGCCTACCGGACGTCTTGGCCGCGTCCAAGAAAGCAGCGGCAGCCTCGCCAGTTCAGATAAGCACTTGACACTCCGGAAGACGACCAGCAAGCAGGGGGTTAGACCGGTTACATGGCCTTTAGCCTTTGTGTTGGGAGTCGTGTTTTGCGCACTCTAGTGTCCTCCCGTCCCTAGCGCGCCTTCCCTTCACGGAGCATGAAAGGGCCTGCCAAAAAATATGGCCACCTCTAAGCAGCGAACTTGGACGTTATAGGGCGTCCAAGGAAGCAGCGGCAACCCACCAGCCCAGACAAGCACACTGAGCCAATTCTTACTGACATCTGGGAAGGCAGCAGCGAGCAAGGGTTTAGGCTGGATAACTGGCCTTTAGCCTGTCTGTTGGGAGCCCAATGCTTTGCGCGCTCTAAGGTCCTCCCATCTCGAGCGCGCCCTACCCTCCCGGAGTATGCGAACGCCTACCAAAAGAGTGGACAAGCGACACAGCTGCTTTCAAGTGTAGTCGTGGGTGGCtctgaaaagagcctttggattTGATGGAACCTCGAGCAGAGCGCACACTTCTTAAGCCCGCTCCCCGCGGATGCGACGAGCCAGCTGGATGTCTTTGGGCATGATGGTCACGCGCTTGGCGTGGATGGCGCACAGGTTCGTGTCTTCAAACAGCCCCACCAGGTAGGCCTCGCTCGCCTCCTGCAGCGCCATCACGGCCGAGCTCTGGAAGCGCAGGTCCGTCTTGAAGTCCTGCGCGATCTCGCGCACCAGCCGCTGGAACGGCAGCTTGCGGATCAGCAGCTCGGTCGACTTCTGGTAGCGCCGGATCTCCCGCAGGGCCACGGTACCCGGCCGGTAGCGATGCGGCTTCTTGACGCCGCCCGTGGCCGGCGCGCTCTTGCGAGCCGCCTTGGTGGCCAGCTGCTTCCGCGGGGCCTTGCCACCGGTCGACTTGCGGGCAGTCTGCTTTGTACGAGCCATAGCGAACCAAGACGCGAACTTACGTGAGCAGCGCCGCGCAGGGAGAGTAACCAGGGGTGCGGCCGCTGCAGCAGTCTTTATAGGCAGTCTTTCCCCAGTTGGGCGGGACAATACTTGAAAGTCCCGCGCTGGCTATCCATTGGCTGGGACGTCATCCTCTTTAGCGCCACTGATTGGCTTGAGCCGACTCCTCCCTACCCCCGCCCCCtcgccgccccgccgccccgccgcccaTCGGCCTCCCTTTCGACTTTCCAGTTTGCCTAGTTTTTCCCCTCTtcggttttcatttatttcagggTGAGAATCATATTTGAGAGCAGCTGTGACAATGTTCCTTCTCAGTCCCTTAGAACACACTACTTACGATACCCTCTTCCTTTCTACGCTAACTCCCAAACTGAACCTCGGCCTTCTGTTtgcgccacccccgcccccagcacccTGAACGCAGTTACCTTTCCAGAGGTCCCCTAGGCTACCTAGTTGGCTGGACGGATCTTGCTTTGCTTTCCGCCCTTCGGTGCTTCAAAGATCGTTAAGTTATCTCTCCCCCGCAGCAGGGCGCGAGATCCCGTTTCCGAAAGCCGAACTGGGGACCTGTATCTCCACCGCTAAACCATTTTATCCCTTTAAGACAGTAGACTGAAGTCAAAAACCCAGGTCCGCCATCCTCTTCAAATCTTGTCCGCTTCCTTAACAGACGGGGGTGTCCGAGACGTATGCGTGTGAGGGAACATCCCGCTGGTACTTAAGACCTCAAGTTGGGCTAAGGCCTGGGGAACAACTGGTGTTGAGCACTAGACATCCGACTCCCAAACATAAACC includes these proteins:
- the LOC138074130 gene encoding histone H3, with translation MARTKQTARKSTGGKAPRKQLATKAARKSAPATGGVKKPHRYRPGTVALREIRRYQKSTELLIRKLPFQRLVREIAQDFKTDLRFQSSAVMALQEASEAYLVGLFEDTNLCAIHAKRVTIMPKDIQLARRIRGERA